In Labrus mixtus chromosome 9, fLabMix1.1, whole genome shotgun sequence, the DNA window GGTACTGACTGTAAAATGTTTGAGGTTAAATCTGAGGAACAGGGAGTAAACAGTGAAAGTTTGATCTTTGAACCCAGAACAACTCCTCTCTGAAAAGTgcaacatacatttaaaagactgAAAACTTGTATATCAGAGAATTAATGATCAGTTTAAATGAAGCAGCCTCTTCTTGTTTCGATAAAAAcctcagaaacagaaacacacggAGGGGGAAAGTTAAATATTATTTCATGTTCATGCAGACTTTcctggtgtttgttttcaggttctACTCGGAGTGCGAGCGTTCATGCGGAGCAGCAACATCAGGGGCTGCTGCGCCTTCAGAAGTCAGGTGAGTAAagtatttttcattattttatatatatttgttttaaatcattacgaattattttgttttctttttgtccgtGAGGTCAACAGGTCTTGGCAGGAACTTGTATGTAATCTCTCTGGGTTAGGGTCTTatactgctgtctctctctgggttAGGGTCTTatactgctgtctctctctgggttACGGTCTTatactgctgtctctctctgggttAGGGTCTTatactgctgtctctctctgggttAGGGTCTTatactgctgtctctctctgggttACGGTCTTatactgctgtctctctctgggttAGGGTCTTatactgctgtctctctctgggttAAGGTCTTatactgctgtctctctctgggttaggataggataatactttatagATCGCCAGAGGAGAACTTCGGgtgttgcagcagcacaaagacagtaGAAAAGGtcgtacaaaataaaaaatgttaacacAATATTTAAGATAAATATAGATAAAAATAGGAGGTATATACAAATACAATATGAATGGTGAAGTAATCAGGGCAATTAGACATTATGTGCAGTGCATTATGGTTTACGGTCCTatactgctgtctctctctgtgggttagggtctaattctgtctgtctgtttgtaggGCTGCAACGATTAGTCGACATAATCGATTACGTCGACTATAAAAAAAGCGTCGATGCGTcgtattattgtttttgttattggtAAAATCAAATACCGGCCGGTCAAAACTCATCTGTACTTGCAGTTCACTACAGGAAGTGGTGGGGGCAGTATCGCTCCCAATTTTAACATTATTCACAGAAACGGAAAAGAAGAAGTTCACATGAATAATGGTGGAAAGCACGTAGGATGCTCGAAAAAGTCGACCCAGGGCTTCCAAAGTTTGGGAACATTTTATCGAAAACAAAATGGCGAAATACGTTAAGTGCAAACTGTGTGAAGTCACACTCTCCTTCCATGGCAGCACTACGGCAATGCACGAACACCTGAAACGCCGACACCCTGTAGCTGCAGTGTCTTCAAATACCGCGAGTTGGTGAGTTTGCAAGTTACATGAATATCTTTTAGACCTTTTGCATTTAATTACTGAGCCCTTTGTGCTTCAGGCACGAGGATTAATTCAAGTATCCTACTTATAACATTGGTACCGTATGTTAATCAGTCACAAAACCATCTTTGATACTTGCTTGGATAACGCTTTGTTCACTAACACTATTTAGTGTGCAATTTGCTTTAGTTATCAGTACAATACATTTATattagaggaaaaacaaaccttgATGATGTAGCAACTTGTCATGTCAATTTGCTAAACcattaagttttctttttcctgttaATACTTGCGTTCAATCTGAATTGTAAACCTCCACTTAATGTCAACTAATTAAACAGATTTGGAGCACATTCATAATACTTTGTAAGAGATTCAATTTTGGAGAAATCAGTGATATTTGTTTAAGGTATTGATAAGTGTTAAACATAATATATTTCTTTCACATTGTTACATTTTTGCTATttcttctctcatttttttAAGTGCCAAGCAAAGGTGTGTGGACAAGTTTGTCATGAGGAAAGGCTCATGCACCCAAAAATGGCTGAGGTCTTCACAGAAAGCGTCCTCAACATGATCGTCATGGACATGAGACCATTATCTATGGTTGAGGATGAAGGCTTCAAGCAGATGATCCAGACCTTCCATCCAGGCTACACCTTGTataacatattttaaacataaacacaaacacataaatgagGCAAAATATCCATCACTTGCATCACTAGCCAAGTCATTATTGTGCATTCCAGACTTCTACGCCTTCTGAGCATCTCTTCTCAGCAGCTGGAAACATCGCCTCAAAGAAGAGAGCCAGCCTCACACCTGAACATGTTGACATGCTCACGTTCCTGCACTGCAATTTCAAGAAATTATAATCTATTGTTCAGTCACTTGGACTGGAAGGTAGATTTGTTTACATTAAGTTTATTTGGACTTTTGGACTTTGGATGGGCTATTTGCTTTATTTACTTTGATGGACATAACAGTCACTTTAAAGAAAGCTATCCTTTAGTTATTTATAACCTGCACGGCAGGTGAACTGCTActattttgaattatttatttatacatcaaaGACTACTTGCACTTTTGTTTGCACAAGTTTgtattatttagtttatttccttttcattgTGATACAAAAAATATACTTACTAACAAATAGACTTACTATGTGCCAAACTCATGTTTCATGTGCCATTATTCTAATTTGCTTTTGCTGGTTGAAATTCACAAGTGTGCATGCTTAAGCAGGCGAGGTAAAACAGGGATCAAAAATACTATGCAAGATAATCGTGATTAATCGACTAATCAAAAAAATTATCAATAGATTAGTCgacataaaaaataattgttagTTGCAGCCCTATCTGTTTGTCTGGACAGGGAAAAGGGAGATAATGGGGAGAAACTAGCCTTCAGATATAGCGtagcctcacacggggcaccagtTATTGTAGCGTAATTTATTCATGGCGAGATCAGATGTTGTCTCAGGTGTAACAAGTGTGTCTATCTGTCGCCAGATGTTGTCTCAGGTGTTCCTCTcagctgtgtgtctgctggCTGCTGGGTTCTGCTGTCTCGTCAGTGCCACTGGTCTCTCTCAGGGTCCTCTTTGTCTTTACAACACTACCTCTGGATACACCTGGGGGGTCCCACTGCAACCACAACCAGACaggtgcaacacacacacacactaaacccTAACCCTGTTATACTGAAACTGCACcgacctgagacacacacacacacacacacacaccaagcgACAACCTCTGTGGTTGAGAAATGCAGTTTTTCAGTGCTGTTCATAAGTGTCTACTTGAGACTGGCAGcagaggaacaggaagtcacatgagacagtttgtcaggaggcttaaaacccgcctgaGCTTCagttctcagcctgttgttaggttgactgaaagttaaggtgagatagcatttccagcatggagactggagactccaaagccccctgcacgAACAAACTGGGgaagtcactcaggcttcaaacattagtatttacagtccatgacacagacacaaacccaTTTAAATACGCACGCACATACACTGATTTATGTTGaggtctctgtatttctctgtttctttgtgtctccATCTCAGCTATCCAGGTTATCTATACAACAGGACTCTGTGGTCTGGAGTTTGTCTGGAGCCCAGAGGTGTGGTTCAGTGGAATGTTGTACTGTTTGGTGTGATGGTGGGCGCCAGCGGGCTGCAGACTGTCCTCTGTGGAGCTAATGTCTTCAACTCCCTGCTGGGCCTGATCCTGGGACCGGGCTTCTGCCACAACAAGGTATGTGTTTGGTCTCTGGTCTGAGTACAAAAAGGccaaacagcacaaacaaagcccttttttttaaatgttcaaaaaaagtccaacaggACAAACGAAAAGAGCCAAAAGAAAAGAACGGGGGGTAAGACAGTAGAACAGACACTGAAGGATAAAATTGACTAGGGGTAATCAAGACAAGGTGTGACAgacaggacacaggtgagagtgATGACAGCAAGCAAAGAGGGAGATAAACACAAACGGGGAGGAAGTAACACTACAAATAATACACAgggaaagaactacaaaataaaacaggtaaTACTAAAAGCTTAACCCTGGGACATgaccagaaaaacaaactcaggGAATAAAGCAACACAAGGGAACATGCAGGGAAGAATTAAACAGcaatttaaatctaaactatgaaataaaatataaaactaaaaaactaaccctaacccaaaaacTAAAAGTCTTAAGTAAGTAAAACTTAAAGTCAGACACTGACTTCTGCTGAAGGCTGAACAGGGGCTCAGAACTGGTTTAAAGGTTCAGATGTGGGTTGAGGTATCCagttgtgatttaaaatgttgtctttatttaaaatttgGACTTTTGTTAACTTTGAGTTATACAAGTGTACTCTGGGTCAActttctctgattggctggtaaaacaagagagacagacagacagagcgacagagagagagagagagagagagagagacagagagagagacagagggggagagagagggacagacagagagagagacagagagagagaggcagagagaaagagggggggagagagagacagagagagagggacagacagagagagagacagagagagagacagagagagagagagagtgagagagagacagagagacagagagagagagtgagagagagggagacacagagagagagggggagagagggagagacagatagagagggggagagagagagacagagagagagagtgagagagagggagacacagagagagagggggagagagagaaagagggacagacagagagagagacagagagagagacagagagagagagtgagtgagagagagacagagagagagagagagacagggggagagagagggagagacagatagagagggggagagacagagagagagagagagagaggggagagagacagagagagagagagagagtgagagagagagagagagagagagtgagagacagagagagacagagagagagagagacagagagagagagagtgagagacagagagagagacagagagagagagtgagagacagagagagacagagagagagacagagagagagtgagagacagagagacagagagagacagagagagagagacagagagagagacagagagagagagagagagaggcagagagagacagcatgAGAAACTGAATTGGAAATGGAGTGAgagaattaataaaaaattgaaaaacagaaagaaaaccacTTTTCTTTAAGGCTATGGATCATATAGTCACAtggtgtactctgcagaggggggttcacacagtgtactctgaagggggagaggggggttcacacagtgtactctgcaggggagggttcacacagtgtactctgcagagggggggttcacacagtgtactctgcagaagggggagagggggggttcacacagtgtactctgcagggggggttcacacagtgtactctgcagagggggggttcacacagtgtactctgcagagggggagagggggggttcacacagtgtactctgcagggggggttcacacagtgtactctgcagagagggggggttcacacagtgtactctgcagagaggggagaggggggttcacacagtgtactctacagaggggggttcacacagtgtactctgcagaggggggttcacacagtgtactctgcagaggggggagaggggggttcacacagtgtactctgcagagggggagttcacacagtgtactctgcagagggggggtcaCATACTGTACTCtgcagggggggttcacacagtgtactctgcagggggggttcacacagtgttctctgcagaggtggggggttcacacagtgtattcgGCAGAGGTGGGAgagttcacacagtgtactctgcagaggggggagagggggggttcacacagtgtactctgcagagggggggttcacacagtgtattatgcagagggggggttcacatagtgtactctgcagaggggggagaggggggttcacacagtgtactctgcagagggaggagagggggttcacacagtgtactctgcagataggggagagggggggttcacacagtgtactctacagaggggggttcacacagtgtactctgcagagggaggagagggggttcacacagtgtactctgcagataggggagagggggggttcacacagtgtactctacagaggggggtt includes these proteins:
- the LOC132980988 gene encoding transmembrane 4 L6 family member 5 isoform X2, which translates into the protein MCVSRCLQCVAVSLVPLAIVCMLSNILLLLPELKIHFLLEGHVTREATWATGLWGSGFLVLLGVRAFMRSSNIRGCCAFRSQMLSQVFLSAVCLLAAGFCCLVSATGLSQGPLCLYNTTSGYTWGVPLQPQPDSYPGYLYNRTLWSGVCLEPRGVVQWNVVLFGVMVGASGLQTVLCGANVFNSLLGLILGPGFCHNKVGPVSV
- the LOC132980988 gene encoding transmembrane 4 L6 family member 1 isoform X3; amino-acid sequence: MCVSRCLQCVAVSLVPLAIVCMLSNILLLLPELKIHFLLEGHVTREATWATGLWGSGFLVLLGVRAFMRSSNIRGCCAFRSQHYGNARTPETPTPCSCSVFKYRELCQAKVCGQVCHEERLMHPKMAEVFTESVLNMIVMDMRPLSMVEDEGFKQMIQTFHPGYTLYNIF
- the LOC132980988 gene encoding uncharacterized protein LOC132980988 isoform X1, with amino-acid sequence MCVSRCLQCVAVSLVPLAIVCMLSNILLLLPELKIHFLLEGHVTREATWATGLWGSGFLVLLGVRAFMRSSNIRGCCAFRSQHYGNARTPETPTPCSCSVFKYRELCQAKVCGQVCHEERLMHPKMAEVFTESVLNMIVMDMRPLSMVEDEGFKQMIQTFHPGYTLLLRLLSISSQQLETSPQRREPASHLNMLTCSRSCTAISRNYNLLFSHLDWKVDLFTLSLFGLLDFGWAICFIYFDGHNSHFKESYPLVIYNLHGR